Proteins co-encoded in one Mastacembelus armatus chromosome 24, fMasArm1.2, whole genome shotgun sequence genomic window:
- the tmem121ab gene encoding transmembrane protein 121Ab, which translates to MVLPPPDKRHVCLTTIVIMTSMAFMDAYLVEQNQGPRKIGVCIIVLVGDVCFLIVLRYVAVWVGAEVRTARRGYAMILWFLYIFVLEIKLYFVFQNCKADRKSLETVARKALTLLLSVCVPGLYLVLVALDSMEYVRTFRKKEDMRSRLFWVALDLLDLLDIQANLWEPQRTGLPIWAEGLMFFYCYILLLILPCVSLSEISMQGENMSPQKMMLYPVLSLVTINIVTILIRGVNMVLFQDSRVSTIFVGKNVVAIATKASTFLEYRRQVKEFPHPQNAMTLELQQNSVGHTQPLPNATSLPHEPSPAQDIIDT; encoded by the coding sequence ATGGTGTTGCCACCCCCAGACAAACGCCACGTGTGCCTGACCACCATTGTCATCATGACCAGCATGGCCTTCATGGACGCCTACCTGGTGGAGCAAAACCAGGGTCCTCGAAAGATCGGTGTGTGCATTATAGTGCTGGTAGGGGATGTATGTTTCCTCATAGTGCTGCGATACGTGGCAGTGTGGGTCGGTGCCGAGGTGCGCACTGCCAGACGAGGATATGCCATGATCCTCTGGtttctatatatttttgtcttggAGATCAAACTGTACTTTGTTTTCCAGAATTGCAAAGCTGACAGGAAGAGCCTGGAGACGGTGGCACGGAAAGCcttgacattattattatctgtgtgtgtaccaGGTTTATACTTGGTTCTAGTGGCTCTGGATAGTATGGAATATGTAAGAACTTTCCGAaagaaggaggacatgaggagtCGGCTCTTCTGGGTTGCCCTGGATCTGCTGGATCTGCTGGACATCCAAGCTAACCTGTGGGAGCCACAGAGGACAGGCTTGCCGATCTGGGCTGAGGGTCTGATGTTCTTCTACTGCTACATTCTGCTGCTTATCCTGCCCTGTGTGTCGCTCAGCGAAATAAGCATGCAAGGGGAGAACATGTCACCCCAGAAGATGATGCTGTACCCAGTCCTGAGCCTGGTCACCATAAACATAGTCACCATCCTTATACGTGGTGTAAACATGGTGCTATTTCAAGACAGCCGCGTTTCGACCATCTTTGTTGGCAAGAATGTGGTTGCCATTGCTACTAAGGCATCCACCTTCCTGGAGTACCGCAGACAAGTAAAGGAGTTCCCCCACCCACAGAACGCCATGACGCTAGAGCTCCAGCAGAACTCCGTTGGCCACACGCAGCCGCTGCCCAATGCCACCAGTTTACCACATGAACCTTCGCCGGCACAGGACATCATTGACACATGA